TAACCACCACCGATTGTTCCAACCTTAGAAACTTTGTATGTCTCACGAATTTCAACCTGACCAATAATCTTTTCTTCAAAGACTGGTTCAAGCATTCCCTTCATAGCTGTTTCGATTTCATCAATTGCCTGATAAATAACACGATGCAAACGAATATCAACACTGTCACTTTCAGCTTGTGACTTAGCCTGTGGCGTTGGACGAACATTGAATCCTACGATAATAGCATTTGATGCCTCAGCAAGAGTTACATCACTTTCATTGATAGCACCAGCTGCCTGGTGAATGATATTAACTCGAACTCCTTCAACTTCAATCTTCTGCAAACTACCAGCAAGTGCCTCAACAGAACCCTGAACATCAGCTTTAATAATAACATTAACCTCTTTCAATTCACCTTCCTTAAGTGAATCAAATAAGTTATCCAATGTAACATGCTGAATATTACTGTGCTCTTTCAATAATGCACGCTTGGCACGTTCTTCACCCGCAGCACGTGCAGTTTTCTCATCACTAAAGACAATGAAGCGGTCACCTGAATCTGGAACTTCATTTAACCCTGTAATTTCAACTGGAGTAGCTGGTAAAGCTTTTGCAATCTGTTGTCCCTTGTCGTTAATCATTGTACGAACACGGCCAAAAGTATTTCCAACAACAATTGGATCACCAACATGCAACGTTCCTTGTTGAACCAATAATGAAGCAACCGTTCCTTTTCCCTTATCCAAACGAGCTTCAATAACAGAACCAGCCCCATGTTGCTTAGGATTTGCACGCAACTCAAGAACTTCAGCTTGCAATAAAATCATATCCAATAATTCATCAAGATTCTTACCAAATTTTGCTGATAATTCAACAAAAATTGTTTCCCCACCCCAATCTTCAGGGATAAGTTCATATTCAGTTAATTGTTCCATTACATGATTTGGATTTGCACCTGGCTTATCAATCTTATTAACGGCAACAATAATTGGAACTTCTGCAGCTTTAGCATGGTTAATCGCCTCAATTGTTTGTGGCATTACACCATCATCTGCAGCAACAACAAGTACCGTAATATCAGTAATATCTGCTCCACGTGCGCGCATGTTAGTAAACGCTGCATGTCCCGGAGTATCTAAGAACGTAATTGTCTTGCCATCATGTTTGACCTGGTAAGCACCAATATGCTGTGTAATCCCGCCAGCTTCACCATCAGTAACATGCGTGTGGCGCAATTTATCAAGCAATGTTGTCTTACCATGGTCAACATGACCCATAATTGTTACAACAGGAGGACGCGCTTCAAGATGCTTTGTGTTTCCTTGCTCATCTTCAAAGAACTTATCAATATCAGCAACATCAACTTCAACTTTTTCTTCTGCTTTCATACCGTAATCATCAGCCAAGACTTCAATTGTATCCTTGTCCAAAGATTGATTCTGATTAACCATTACACCCATCATGAACAATTTCTTGATAATTTCTGCTGGTTCACGGTGAATCTTCTTAGCTATATCGGCGACATTCATCCCTACTGTATACACAAGGGTTTCTGGTAACGGCCTGTCCTTACGTGGTGGAACAGCTGGTTTCTTACTCTCTTGATAGCGACTATTCTTTCTATTTCTACGTTTTTTCTTATTACTAAATTTATTTTGCGAATTAGAATTTTGGTTGAATCTATTTTGTCCAAAATTATTAGAACGCGTATTATTATTAGATTTATTTTCAAAACGTGGGTTGCTTTTTCTAGCAGAACTGTTTGCGTTTGAGCTTTGCTGGTTACTTGTTGTTTGGTTCCTATTATTTTGAGTACTATTTCCTTGTGGTCTGTTACTTTGTTGAGCTTTATTATTACTATGCTGAACTTTATTATTGTGGTTAGTTGTTTTATTTTGAATTGGTCCGGCCTCTTTACTATTATTATTTCTTTGAGAACGTTTTGGTTCATTTGAAATTTTCGAATTTTTCGATTCATTTACTGCAGGTTTTTTTGCAGTACTTACCTTGTCTGTAGTTTGTTTAAGTGCCTCTTTCACCTGACGTTCTTCATTGTCTCCAATGGTCGACATGTGATTATTAACGGCAAAGCCTTTTTTCCTAGCCGTTTCAATTACAACTTTGCTACTGACATTCAATTCCTTTGCTAACTCATAAATTCGCTTTTTTCCCATGTATTCACGCTCCAATCTCAACTATACAATTTATATCACTACAGACTGTATAGTCCAAACCTTTATGGTAAAAGTATCAACTCAACAGCATCATAATTTTCTTACTAAAACCTAAATCATCAATTGCAAGCACAGTTCTATTTGCTCCAATTGCTAAACTAAGTTCTTGATGCGTAAAATCACAATTAATATCAACTTGATAGCTTTTACACTTGTCTACAAACTTCTTTTTAGTTCTTTCTGAACCATCGCTGGCAACAAAAACAATTTGTGTATTTTGTGTCCTAATTTTCTTAAGAACACCCTCTTCACCAGTAGTTAACTTACCAGCTCTTCTAGCAAGTCCAAGCATCTGTAGGACCCTTTGTTTTTTATCGAGCATCGCCAAAAAGCTCCCTGCGTGCTGCTTGATGATCAACAAACGCGACTAATTCATCATAAAACTCGTCGGGAACTTTTACCCCGAAAGCCTTATTAAATGTATGTTCTTCCTTTGCTTTTTTGGCTACCGCAACCTCTAGTGAGATATATGCTCCACGTCCTGGTTTCTTACCAGTGGGATCAATACTAACCTCGCCCTCCTTATTTTTCACAATTCGTACGAGTTCTTTTTTGGGTTTCATTTCCCCCAGAACAATATCCTTACGCATAGGTATTTTGCGTTGCTTTACCATCTAATCATCTCCTTTGTTCAAAAAATTGTAATTAATCTTCGTCAGTATTAGTGATTGTATTATCTGAAGCATCAGAAATTTTTGCAAATTCTGATTCAGATTTGATATCTATTTTGAAGCCTGTTAATTTAGCTGCTAAACGTGCATTCTGTCCTCTTTTACCAATTGCAAGAGACAACTGATTATCCGGCACAATCACAGTACAAGCACGTTCGTTCTCAGGATTGAACTGCACATCAATAACTTCAGCAGGGTTAAGTGCATTACTAATAAACTCAGCAGGATTATCACGCCACTCAACAACATCCATATTTTCACCTTTAAGTTCATTAACAATTGTTTGAATTCTCTCACCGCGTGGACCAACACATGTACCAACCGGATCAACGCCATCAGTATGTGAACGTACAGCAACCTTAGCACGATCTCCAGCTTCACGTGCAATCGAAATAATTTCAACAGTTCCATCAAAAATCTCAGGAATCTCCTGTTCAAACAATCTCTTTAACAAATCTGGATGGGAACGGCTCACAAAAACTTGAGGTCCCTTTGAAGTATTCTCAACTTTATAAATATATACTTTAATACGATCGTGTGACTTATATTCTTCACCAGGAATCTGATCTTGATGAGATAATACGGCTTCGACTTTACCAAGGTTCACATAGACATAGCGATGATCATGGCGCTCAACTTCACCGGTTACGATCTCATTTTCATACTGAATATATTCGTCGTAAACAATTCCGCGTTCTGCTTCTCGTACACGCTGCATAATAACCTGTTTAGCAGTTTGTGCAGCAATTCGTCCGAAATTTTTAGGTGTTACTTCAAATCTAATTGTATCGCCAATTTCATATGCACGATTAATTTGAGTTGCTTCCTCAAGACTCACCTCAAGTCGTGAATCAAAGACCTCAGAAACAACTTCTTTAACTGCAAAAATGTGAATATCGCCACGTGTTTTGTTGAACTCAACTTCAACATTTTGTGCTTGTCCATAGTTACGCTTATAAGCCGAAACAAGAGCTGCTTCAAGTGCTTCTAAAACAACATCTTTCTTGATTCCCTTCTCGACTTCCAATGCATCTAATGCATTTAGTAATTCCTTACTCATCTGAATTTTCTCCTTAACAAATCTAAAATTTAACAGCTAATCTTGCTTTTGCAATTTTATCACGCGGTATCTGAATCTCTCTTCGTCGCGCTTTATCCATATATTCGAGTTTCAAATAACTCTCTGTCAGCTCAGTCAGTACACCTTCAAAGATCTTTGACCCTGCGAGTTGCTGATAAAGCGAAACATGGATATATTTATCTAATGCCCGCTCATAATCGCTTTCCTTTTTTAACGGTCTTTCCGCACCTGGTGAAGAAACTTCAAGATAATAAGCCTGTTCAATAGGATCTGGATCACATTCATCCAATTTTTCACTTAACTTATCACTTATCAATGCACATTCTTCGATATTAATACCTTTATCTTTATCAACAAAGACTCTTAGATACCAATTTTTTCCCTCTTTAACAAATTCAATATCTACCAATTCGAAATTGCCAGCATCCAAAATTGGTGTGACCAATTCAGTCACTGTTTCAACTACAGTACTCACAAGTCAACCTCCTTTTTATTAATTCAAAGTACAGCCTCAGTGGTTGCAATAAAAAGAGCGAGCATCACTGCTCACTCCTAACGAGTTACTTAATTACACAAGTATTATACCATGAAAAATATACTTTGACAAATAAACACTTAATGTCAAAATAATGATTCAAATAAGCTCAATTGATTTTCATCGGGTAACTCATCAAGTACATGATTTTCTGTCATAAACTCGATTAAAGTCTTAGAAACCTTACCTCGTTTTGCTAAATCTTCTTTTGAAAGAAATTCCTTTTCTTCACGGGCTGCTACAATCTGCTTAGCAACATTCGTCCCTAAACCTGGCATCGCATTAAAAGGCGCAATCAGTGTCTTACCATCAATTAGCCAGTCAGAAACAGCAGAATGATGCAAATCAACCATCTTGAATTGATAACCGCGCTCAATCATCTCATTAGCAATCTCAAGTACTGTTAATAAATTTTTTTCCTTAGTTGAGGCATCCATTCCCTTATCATTTATTTCTTTCATTGCTGCTTTAACTGTCTCACTGCCACGAGACATTGCAACAAGATCGAAATCATCTGCCCTCACACTAAAATATGCAGAATAATATACTAATGGGAAATATACCTTAAAGTAAGCAATTCGCAAAGCCATCAAAACATATGCAGCAGCATGTGCTTTAGGAAACATGTACTTTATTTTAAGACAAGCATCAATATACCATTCTGGTACTTTTGCTTCACGCATCTCCGCTTGCCAATCATCGGGAATTCCTTTTCCTTTACGCACACTCTCCATAATTTTAAAGGCACGATCGGCTTCAACTCCCATATGAATCAAATCCATCATAATATCGTCACGACAACCAATAACTTCAGGCATCGTAACAGTACCATTCTTTATTAATTCTTCTGCATTGCCAAGCCAGACATCTGTTCCATGTGAAAGCCCTGAAATCTTAAGTAGTTCTGCAAATGTCTTAGGTTTAGTTTCTTCAAGCATTCCTCTAACAAATCTTGTCCCAAACTCCGGAATTCCAAGTGTTCCTGTGTTTGAGCCAATCTGATCAGAAGTTACACCTAAAATATCAGTTCCTGAAAAAAGCTTCATCACACCTGGGTCATCTGTTGGAATTGATTGGGGATTAATTCCTGATAAATCTTGTAACATTCTGATCATCGTTGGATCATCATGACCAAGAATATCGAGTTTTAGAATATTATCATGAATTGAATGAAAATCAAAATGCGTTGTTTTCCAAGTTGCTGACAAATCATCAGCTGGATATTGAATAGGCGTAAAATCATAAATATCCATGTAATCAGGTACAACCAAAATACCAGCTGGATGTTGCCCAGTTGTACGCTTTACGCCCGTTGCTCCTTTGGCTAGGCGATCAACTTCTGCCCCACGAAATATTTGCTCAGTATCACGTTCGTAGGCTTTAACATAACCGTAAGCTGTCTTATCGGCAACTGTACCAATTGTTCCGGCTCGAAAAACATTATTTTCACCAAAAAGTACCTTCGTGTAGTTATGTGCAATTGGTTGATAATCACCAGAAAAATTTAAATCTATATCTGGTACCTTATTTCCATAAAATCCTAAGAAGGTCTCAAAAGGAATATCTTGTCCATCCTTAATCAGCTTGGTTTTACAGTTTGGACAATCCATATCGGGTAAATCAAACCCTGATCCATACTCACCTTTTTCGTAAAATTTGCTCCATCTACACTTTGGGCAACGATAATGTGGTGGTAAAGGATTGACCTCGGTTATTCCTGTCATAGTAGCCGTCAAGCTGGAACCAACAGAGCCACGGGAACCTACTAAATAGCCATCTTTGTTAGATTTAAAAACTAATTTCTGTGAAATCAGATAAATTACCGAGAAGCCATTCCCTATGATACTCTTAAGCTCCTTATCTAATCGTGCCTGAACAACAGCTGGAAGGTCATCCCCATAAAGTTCATGTGCTTTATTAAGTGCGAGACTTCGAATTTCATCTTCAGCACCTTCCATTTTTGGTGTGTATAACTTGTCTTTAACAGGTGAAATATCATCAACCATCTCAACTATTTTTTGCGGATCATTCACTACTACTTTTTGTGCTCTTTTTTCACCCAAAAAACTCAAATCTTCAAGCATTTCATCTGTTGTTCTAAAGTGTGCATCTGGCAATTCTTTCAAACGGTTAAGTGGATTAGCTCCAGCTTGAGAATGAATTAAAATCTTACGGTAAATTGCATCTTCTTTGTTTAGAAAATGAACATCACCAGTCGCAGCAACTGGCATCTTTAGCTCTTCACCCAAATCAACCATATTCTTAATGATTGTCTCCAAGTTCTGATTATCTTTAATCATTTCTTGCTCAATCAATGGTTCATACAACGGTTTTGGCTGAATTTCTAAGTAATCGTAAAAACGTGCTTTTTTCTTGGCCTCATCAAAACCTTTTTGCATCATTGCCACAAAAACTTCCCCACTCGAACAAGCGGAACCGACTAGAAGTCCTTCACGATACTTCGTAAGTTCTGACCTTGGAATTCGTGGTACACGGTAATAATATTTAACCATTGATAACGAGGCCAATTTAAATAAGTTCTTTAACCCTGCTTGGGTTTGGGCAATAATCGTAGCATGGAATGGAAATCCATGCTTGTATGCATCAACCTCGCCCGCATGCTTATTAAAGTCATCATGAAACTCAATTTTAAATTGTTCTCCTGCTTCTTTAAGCATTGCAAAATAGATATATCCGGTTGCTTCCGCATCAAAAATTGCACGATGATGATGTTCTAGATCAACATTAAGCATCTTAGCCAGACGATTTAGACGAAAACTTTTGAGTTCTGGGTACAATAGACGTGCTAATGGCAGCGTATCAACCCATGGGTTTTCAATCTTCGGCAGGTCATGACGTGCATAACCAATATTCATAAAATCGACATCAAAAGTTGCATTATGTCCTACGATAATACTATTTTCACAAAAAGCTTGAAATAATTTAAAAACTTCTTTTTCAGGCTTAGCATTCTCTCTAATCATGTCATCAGTAATACTGGTCAAATTAATGGTTGTTTGTGATAAGGGATGACCTGGATCAATAAACATATCAAAACTTTCTAAAACATTTCCTTGTTTCATCTTAACAGCTGCAAGTTCAATGACTTTATCAAAACGCGCAGATAAACCTGTTGTC
Above is a window of Liquorilactobacillus hordei DSM 19519 DNA encoding:
- the infB gene encoding translation initiation factor IF-2 — encoded protein: MGKKRIYELAKELNVSSKVVIETARKKGFAVNNHMSTIGDNEERQVKEALKQTTDKVSTAKKPAVNESKNSKISNEPKRSQRNNNSKEAGPIQNKTTNHNNKVQHSNNKAQQSNRPQGNSTQNNRNQTTSNQQSSNANSSARKSNPRFENKSNNNTRSNNFGQNRFNQNSNSQNKFSNKKKRRNRKNSRYQESKKPAVPPRKDRPLPETLVYTVGMNVADIAKKIHREPAEIIKKLFMMGVMVNQNQSLDKDTIEVLADDYGMKAEEKVEVDVADIDKFFEDEQGNTKHLEARPPVVTIMGHVDHGKTTLLDKLRHTHVTDGEAGGITQHIGAYQVKHDGKTITFLDTPGHAAFTNMRARGADITDITVLVVAADDGVMPQTIEAINHAKAAEVPIIVAVNKIDKPGANPNHVMEQLTEYELIPEDWGGETIFVELSAKFGKNLDELLDMILLQAEVLELRANPKQHGAGSVIEARLDKGKGTVASLLVQQGTLHVGDPIVVGNTFGRVRTMINDKGQQIAKALPATPVEITGLNEVPDSGDRFIVFSDEKTARAAGEERAKRALLKEHSNIQHVTLDNLFDSLKEGELKEVNVIIKADVQGSVEALAGSLQKIEVEGVRVNIIHQAAGAINESDVTLAEASNAIIVGFNVRPTPQAKSQAESDSVDIRLHRVIYQAIDEIETAMKGMLEPVFEEKIIGQVEIRETYKVSKVGTIGGGYVTDGYIQRDSGVRVIRDGIVIYEGKLASLKRFKDDVKQVKQGFECGIMIEKYNDIKIGDQIEAFVMEEVPVE
- a CDS encoding L7Ae/L30e/S12e/Gadd45 family ribosomal protein encodes the protein MLDKKQRVLQMLGLARRAGKLTTGEEGVLKKIRTQNTQIVFVASDGSERTKKKFVDKCKSYQVDINCDFTHQELSLAIGANRTVLAIDDLGFSKKIMMLLS
- the rnpM gene encoding RNase P modulator RnpM, which produces MVKQRKIPMRKDIVLGEMKPKKELVRIVKNKEGEVSIDPTGKKPGRGAYISLEVAVAKKAKEEHTFNKAFGVKVPDEFYDELVAFVDHQAARRELFGDAR
- the nusA gene encoding transcription termination factor NusA, yielding MSKELLNALDALEVEKGIKKDVVLEALEAALVSAYKRNYGQAQNVEVEFNKTRGDIHIFAVKEVVSEVFDSRLEVSLEEATQINRAYEIGDTIRFEVTPKNFGRIAAQTAKQVIMQRVREAERGIVYDEYIQYENEIVTGEVERHDHRYVYVNLGKVEAVLSHQDQIPGEEYKSHDRIKVYIYKVENTSKGPQVFVSRSHPDLLKRLFEQEIPEIFDGTVEIISIAREAGDRAKVAVRSHTDGVDPVGTCVGPRGERIQTIVNELKGENMDVVEWRDNPAEFISNALNPAEVIDVQFNPENERACTVIVPDNQLSLAIGKRGQNARLAAKLTGFKIDIKSESEFAKISDASDNTITNTDED
- the rimP gene encoding ribosome maturation factor RimP, which encodes MSTVVETVTELVTPILDAGNFELVDIEFVKEGKNWYLRVFVDKDKGINIEECALISDKLSEKLDECDPDPIEQAYYLEVSSPGAERPLKKESDYERALDKYIHVSLYQQLAGSKIFEGVLTELTESYLKLEYMDKARRREIQIPRDKIAKARLAVKF
- a CDS encoding PolC-type DNA polymerase III gives rise to the protein MGIDKKTLFQKLLLQLNWNIKDEEKIIFDSTQIENVELHHLSQRWDFTFKTDDIWPLPLFEEFSQRLEESFRNIAHVQISFDVEKPQMNKRKLGEYWNWVLKHCGVTSPFVQELTFGKVPYLDDQRVILEAENEILKQFLVNQALGPIEETYRQVGFPKFAIHTIIDESKSQKKIAEFKAQKAKDDEQLAQKAIQAIQQQNQQKQEKVLPKIEGLVVMGKKIDDKNEITQMANITEEERSVIVQGYIFDKEIRTLRSSRKLLILKITDYSSSIIVKKFSRNEEDEACFDAIAEGQWARIRGSVQEDSFMRDLAINAYDINQISHEVRKDTAPEDQKRSELHVHTNMSMMDATNNITDYIEQAAKWGQKAIAVTDHSTLQAFPEAHAAGKKNGVKILYGVEANVVDDGIPIAYNEKHVNLKDATYVVFDTETTGLSARFDKVIELAAVKMKQGNVLESFDMFIDPGHPLSQTTINLTSITDDMIRENAKPEKEVFKLFQAFCENSIIVGHNATFDVDFMNIGYARHDLPKIENPWVDTLPLARLLYPELKSFRLNRLAKMLNVDLEHHHRAIFDAEATGYIYFAMLKEAGEQFKIEFHDDFNKHAGEVDAYKHGFPFHATIIAQTQAGLKNLFKLASLSMVKYYYRVPRIPRSELTKYREGLLVGSACSSGEVFVAMMQKGFDEAKKKARFYDYLEIQPKPLYEPLIEQEMIKDNQNLETIIKNMVDLGEELKMPVAATGDVHFLNKEDAIYRKILIHSQAGANPLNRLKELPDAHFRTTDEMLEDLSFLGEKRAQKVVVNDPQKIVEMVDDISPVKDKLYTPKMEGAEDEIRSLALNKAHELYGDDLPAVVQARLDKELKSIIGNGFSVIYLISQKLVFKSNKDGYLVGSRGSVGSSLTATMTGITEVNPLPPHYRCPKCRWSKFYEKGEYGSGFDLPDMDCPNCKTKLIKDGQDIPFETFLGFYGNKVPDIDLNFSGDYQPIAHNYTKVLFGENNVFRAGTIGTVADKTAYGYVKAYERDTEQIFRGAEVDRLAKGATGVKRTTGQHPAGILVVPDYMDIYDFTPIQYPADDLSATWKTTHFDFHSIHDNILKLDILGHDDPTMIRMLQDLSGINPQSIPTDDPGVMKLFSGTDILGVTSDQIGSNTGTLGIPEFGTRFVRGMLEETKPKTFAELLKISGLSHGTDVWLGNAEELIKNGTVTMPEVIGCRDDIMMDLIHMGVEADRAFKIMESVRKGKGIPDDWQAEMREAKVPEWYIDACLKIKYMFPKAHAAAYVLMALRIAYFKVYFPLVYYSAYFSVRADDFDLVAMSRGSETVKAAMKEINDKGMDASTKEKNLLTVLEIANEMIERGYQFKMVDLHHSAVSDWLIDGKTLIAPFNAMPGLGTNVAKQIVAAREEKEFLSKEDLAKRGKVSKTLIEFMTENHVLDELPDENQLSLFESLF